One Streptococcus sp. VT 162 genomic window, AGGACAAAGCGCTGGAATTTGTAACCTTTCATCAAGAAACGGCTGGTTTTAAGTATTTGCATTGGTTTAGCCTGTCCTAAATCCAGAGTGTCGCAGAGGAGGAATTCTACTTGCGAGTAGGCATAATGTTGCGGAACGTAGAGGATGTTCCCTACAATCATCAAGATGAGGCTCGCGAAAAAGTAGAGCCCAAAGGTCATAAGGAATTGCTCTGTTTCAAGGGATGAGAGGTCTAATTTTGGAAATTCAGGATGTAGGGCGACAAATCTCCGAGCTAAGAGATTGCTATAAAAGAGAAAATAAACGCCTACTAAGTTTGGAATGCTCCATAAAAAGAGGTAGAAACGTTTGAGGAGCAGAGTTAGGAAGGTTTGCGAGAAGCGCTCTGCAGCAAAGAGGGCTAGACTTGATTTTACTGAGAGTTCTGTATCAGGATCCTTGAGGAGTCGGAGTGTCGCAAAGGCAGCACCTGCTAGAAAAATCGTGCTCACAAAAGAAACCACTAGCGGGAAGAGATAGGCTTGGAGCACTTGTGCCAGCATGCTGAAAAAGGATTGCTCTAAAACATTTTCTTGGAGACGAGCCAAGGGGTTGAGAAAGCCTGATAAGATGACCAGTATGCTAGGTAAGAGATAGACGAGAAAGAGGCGGGGATTTTCAGCCTGAAACTGCCTCGTCTGCAGACGAATGGTTTTTAAATCAATTTTTGGGTATTTCATTCTCTCATTATACCATAGTTCGTGACAGTTCCTGGTTTTTTTGATAAAATCATACAGTATGCCTTTGGGCACAAAGTATGAACTGGGACTGTCTTTCCCAGCTTCGGAGGTAGAAAATGTCAGATTCACCAATCAAATACCGTTTGATTAAGAAAGAAAAACATACAGGAGCTCGTCTGGGAGAAATCATCACCCCGCACGGTACCTTTCCAACGCCTATGTTTATGCCAGTTGGGACCCAAGCTACTGTAAAAACCCAGTCACCAGAGGAGTTGAAGGAGATGGGATCAGGGATTATCCTCTCTAATACCTATCATCTCTGGCTTCGCCCTGGAGATGAACTCATCGCACGCGCAGGTGGTCTCCACAAGTTCATGAATTGGGACCAACCAATCTTGACGGATAGTGGTGGTTTCCAGGTTTATTCCCTAGCTGATAGCCGAAATATCACCGAAGAAGGAGTAACCTTTAAAAACCATCTCAATGGTTCCAAGATGTTCCTATCGCCAGAGAAAGCCATCTCTATTCAGAATAATCTAGGCTCCGACATCATGATGTCCTTTGACGAATGTCCTCAGTTTTACCAACCCTATGATTACGTTAAGAAATCAATCGAACGTACTAGTCGTTGGGCTGAGCGTGGTTTGAAGGCTCATCGTCGTCCGCATGACCAAGGTTTGTTTGGAATTGTACAGGGAGCAGGCTTTGAAGATCTTCGCCGTCAGTCAGCTCATGACCTTGTCAGCATGGATTTCCCAGGCTACTCTATCGGTGGTTTGGCAGTGGGAGAAACGCACGAAGAAATGAATGCAGTCTTGGACTTCACAACTCAACTGCTACCTGAAAACAAACCTCGCTATTTGATGGGTGTTGGAGCGCCAGATAGCTTGATTGATGGGGTTATTCGTGGTGTGGATATGTTTGACTGTGTCTTACCGACTCGTATCGCTCGTAACGGAACTTGTATGACCAGTCAAGGTCGTTTGGTTGTCAAAAATGCCCAATTCGCTGAGGACTTTACGCCACTGGATCCTGAGTGTGATTGCTATACATGTAAAAACTACACACGCGCTTATCTTCGTCACCTGCTCAAGGCTGATGAAACCTTTGGTATCCGCTTGACTAGTTACCACAATCTCTACTTCTTACTCAACCTGATGAAGCAGGTCCGCCAAGCCATCATGGATGACAATCTCTTGGAATTCCGTGAGTATTTTGTAGAAAAATATGGCTACAACAAGTCAGGGCGCAATTTCTAAAGTGTAAAATTAGAATGCCAAAATCCTAAGTTTTCTCTTAGGATTTTTCCTATTTTTTTGATAGAATAGGGAGTATAATGGAATGGAAATTAGGCGGTGTTTTGCTTCCTAATTTAATGGAGAATAGACTCGTATGCGTATTAAATGGTTTTCCTTGATTAGGATTACAGGTTTACTTTTGGTGCTTTTGTACCACTTCTTTCAAACGATCTTTCCTGGAGGCTTCTTTGGGGTAGATGTCTTTTTCACTTTTTCAGGATTTTTGATCACCTCCCTCCTTTTAGAAGAATTTGGGAAGGCACGCCAGATTGACTTACTGGGCTTTTTTAAGAGACGGTTTTACCGCATCGTGCCACCTGTGGTGCTGATGGTTTTGGTGACCATGCCTTTTACTTTCTTGGTTCGTCAAGACTATGTTGCTGGAATTGGTGGCCAGATAGCTGGAGTTCTCGGTTTTATGACCAACTTCTACGAAATGTTAACAGGGGGTAGTTATGAATCCCAGTTCATTCCGCATCTCTTTGTTCACAACTGGAGCCTAGCTGTTGAGGTTCACTACTATATCCTTTGGGGCTTAGCGGTTTGGTTCTTATCGAAACGTTCAAAATCTAGTAGTCAATTGAGAGGGATAGTCTTTCTCCTTTCTGCAGGAGCTTTTATCATTAGCTTTTTCTCCATGTTTATTGGTAGTCTAATGGCTAGTTCCTATTCATCTGTCTACTTTTCAAGTTTAACCCATGTCTATCCCTTCTTTTTAGGAAGCATTTTGGCGACAGTTGTGGGGGTTCGTCAGACGAGCGATTTAGTCAAGCAGTTTGACCGGATGTGGGACCTTCGTCAAAATCTACTGGTATTTGCTGCGGGGCTTTTGGTATTGTTGCTTCTGACTTTCTTTGTCAAATTTACCTACCTGTTTGCGTACTTATTTGGCTTCTTGCTAGCAAGTTTAGCGGCAGTGACCATGATTTTTGCTGCGCGTGTCTTGCATGAGAAAACGCCTGAGATACAAGAACCTCGGATCATTACATTTTTAGCGGATACCAGCTACGCGGTTTATCTCTTCCACTGGCCTTTTTATATTATCTTTTCTCAGTTGATGAGTAATTTGCCTGCTGTTATTCTGACAATCATCTTTTCTTATTTCTTTGCTATCCTATCCTTCTATATCATTGAGCCGTTGATTGCTGGTAAATCCAATCCTTTAATACGGAAGATTAGTCGATTGCCTCATATTAAACCAATTAGTGGTGCTGGTGCTGGCATTCTTACCCTGATTGCCTTGATTATCATAGCTGTGGCTCCTCAAGTTGGAGCTTTTGAGACAGACTTGATGGTCAATGGTTTCAAACAAGCCCAGACTAATATAGGACAAACAAAGACTCTTGCTGAACAAGCTGAACTGAGTCGTCTAGGAATTTCTGAGGGAACAAGCCTAATAGGAGATTCGGTAGCCTTGCGTGCCAATACAGCCTTACAAGAGGCACTTCCTGAAGCAAATATCAATGCCCAGGTTAGTCGAACGACCAAGCAAGCCAACGATATTATGCTCAATAACAGTCAGAACAAGGCGCTGCTAAAAACAGTTGTTATTGCAACGGG contains:
- the tgt gene encoding queuine tRNA-ribosyltransferase (Exchanges the guanine residue with 7-aminomethyl-7-deazaguanine in tRNAs with GU(N) anticodons (tRNA-Asp, -Asn, -His and -Tyr)), with the protein product MSDSPIKYRLIKKEKHTGARLGEIITPHGTFPTPMFMPVGTQATVKTQSPEELKEMGSGIILSNTYHLWLRPGDELIARAGGLHKFMNWDQPILTDSGGFQVYSLADSRNITEEGVTFKNHLNGSKMFLSPEKAISIQNNLGSDIMMSFDECPQFYQPYDYVKKSIERTSRWAERGLKAHRRPHDQGLFGIVQGAGFEDLRRQSAHDLVSMDFPGYSIGGLAVGETHEEMNAVLDFTTQLLPENKPRYLMGVGAPDSLIDGVIRGVDMFDCVLPTRIARNGTCMTSQGRLVVKNAQFAEDFTPLDPECDCYTCKNYTRAYLRHLLKADETFGIRLTSYHNLYFLLNLMKQVRQAIMDDNLLEFREYFVEKYGYNKSGRNF
- a CDS encoding beta-carotene 15,15'-monooxygenase, which translates into the protein MKYPKIDLKTIRLQTRQFQAENPRLFLVYLLPSILVILSGFLNPLARLQENVLEQSFFSMLAQVLQAYLFPLVVSFVSTIFLAGAAFATLRLLKDPDTELSVKSSLALFAAERFSQTFLTLLLKRFYLFLWSIPNLVGVYFLFYSNLLARRFVALHPEFPKLDLSSLETEQFLMTFGLYFFASLILMIVGNILYVPQHYAYSQVEFLLCDTLDLGQAKPMQILKTSRFLMKGYKFQRFVLDLQLLPWYFLNWLTFGIASFSILPYIQSSQIIFYRTLLALKRRKV
- a CDS encoding acyltransferase — protein: MRIKWFSLIRITGLLLVLLYHFFQTIFPGGFFGVDVFFTFSGFLITSLLLEEFGKARQIDLLGFFKRRFYRIVPPVVLMVLVTMPFTFLVRQDYVAGIGGQIAGVLGFMTNFYEMLTGGSYESQFIPHLFVHNWSLAVEVHYYILWGLAVWFLSKRSKSSSQLRGIVFLLSAGAFIISFFSMFIGSLMASSYSSVYFSSLTHVYPFFLGSILATVVGVRQTSDLVKQFDRMWDLRQNLLVFAAGLLVLLLLTFFVKFTYLFAYLFGFLLASLAAVTMIFAARVLHEKTPEIQEPRIITFLADTSYAVYLFHWPFYIIFSQLMSNLPAVILTIIFSYFFAILSFYIIEPLIAGKSNPLIRKISRLPHIKPISGAGAGILTLIALIIIAVAPQVGAFETDLMVNGFKQAQTNIGQTKTLAEQAELSRLGISEGTSLIGDSVALRANTALQEALPEANINAQVSRTTKQANDIMLNNSQNKALLKTVVIATGVNNPEGYKNDLDSIVNNLPKGHHLILVTPYEGDKSKDTYTSVEQYATYARELAEKNPYVSIADWNKVAKEHPEIWAGTDQVHFGNDSNMIEEGAKLYAETIAAAVKAAQELPVKSK